GTTCGGCGCCTCCTGCGCGATCGCGAATCCCGGGAGCGACCAGCCGCTCGCCAACGGCACCTTCCCCTCGTGCGACAACTCGGCCAATCCCGCCGACCCGAACTCGGGGCAATGCGGGCTCCCCGGCGTTCCGATGCCTCCGGCCAAGAGAATTTTCCGGGGAATCGAACTCGTCGCCCGCAAGCAGCTCGGCCGATCGATGTGGGCCCAGGCGTCGTATCTCCTCTCCTCCCTGAAGGGCAACTATTCGGGAGCGATCCGCGAGGCCGACGGTCAGACGGACCCGGGGATCAACGCCGATTACGACTACGGCGTCTTCCTCCACAACGGCTCCGGCTATCTCGACCTCGACCGCCGGCACCAGATCCGGCTGGATGCGGCCTATTCGGCGCCGTTCGGTCTCCAGGTCGGGGTCGGGGCGTACGCGCGGAGCGGAACGCCGCTGTCGGTGCTCGGGTACTACAACAGCTTCTATCCCGACAACGTCTTCCTCACGCCGCGCGGTTCCGCCGGCCGGACTCCGTGGGACTACGAGGTCAACCTGAACCTCGCGTACTCGTGGAACGCGGGAAGGGGGATCAGCGTCACCCCGATGATCTACGTGTTCAATCTCCTCAACCGGCAGACTCCGACCGCCTACGACCAGGACTTCAACCCGAACGGAAACTTCGTCACCGACTCGACGAGCCCCTTCTACGGACAGCCGGGGATCAAGCCCGGCGATCCGCTGCCCGGCGGGGGAACCTGCCAGTCGAGCGTGCCCTGCAGCGACAACCCGTATTACCGGAAGATCACGGCGCGGACGGACCCGCGCTTTCTCCGGTTCGCCGTGCGCATCGCTTTCTGACCCGTTTCCGTCGACGGGAACGGCCCGCCTCGCGGCGGGCCGTTCCCGATCTTCGGCCGCTCTCGAGCTCCGGCCGCGGGGGACCCGGCCCGCTACAATGGGCGGCGGGTGAGGATTCCGCGGATCGTCCTTTCGACCGTCGCTGCCGGCGCCATCGCCTGCGGCGCGCCCAAGCCGCCACCTCCGGTTTCCTCCCGCCGCGCGCCGGTCGAAGACAGCGACGTCGCCGTCCGGTCGCGGCCCGCCCGGACAGCGTCCGCGCCGGTGATCTGGATCGGCCTCGACGGCCTCGACCCCGACTGGATGAATCGCCTGTCCGCGGAAGGAAAGCTTCCGAACTGGTCGAAGCTCGTCGCGGAGGGGGCCTCCGCGAAGCTCGCGAGTTACATGCCGATGCTTTCTCCCATCGTCTGGACGACGATGGCGACCGGCGTCGGCCCCGATCTCCACCGCGTGCTCGATTTCCAGGAGATCGATCCGGCGACGGGAGAGAAACGGCCCGTTTCCGGCGCGTCGCGGGCTCTTCCGGCGATCTGGAACGTCGCGTCGGCCGCGGGGCGGCGGGTCGGGGTCGTGGGGTGGTGGGCGACCGATCCCGCGGAGATCGTCAGCGGCTTCTTCGTCTCCGACCGCGCGTTCCCGATCGCCTACGCGGGCGGAAGCCGCCGGGGGACGGCGTTCCCGCCCGCCCTGGACGACGCCGTTCGCGCCGCCGTCGCGCGCGACGGCGCGGTGGCCGCCTCCGATCTCGCTCCGGCGATCCACCTGCCCGAGAGCGAGATCGCGGCGCGGCTCGGAAGCGCGGACGGGATGAAAGACCCGGTCTTCGCGTTCGGACGCATCCTCGCGTCGACGCGCGTGTACCAGCGCCTCGCGCGGGACCTGTACGACCGCGAACGCCCCGACTTCATGACCGTGTACTTCGAGGGAACCGACGCCGTCGGCCATGTCTTCGCCTCCGACACGCCGCCGCGCCTCGCGTGCGTGAGCGAAGACGACGTCACCCGGTTCGGGAGCGCGGCCGCCGCGTACTTCGCGGTGATCGACCGGATCCTCGGGCAATGGATGCGGCGAGCGGCGGAAGACGGGGCAACCCTCGTCGTCACCTCCGATCACGGGTTCAAGTGGGGAACGGAACGGCCGTGCGAACGCTCATCGAGCGAGTGGTCGACGGCCGCGTACTGGCACCGTCCCGACGGCCTCTTCGCGGCCTGGGGCGCGCGCGTCTCGCCGGGCGTCGACCGCGGGCACCCGAGCGTCTTCGACGTCGCCCCGACCGTGCTCGCTCTCCTGAATCTCCCCCCGGACGTCCGGATGCGGGGACGCGGGGTGACGGTAGCGTTCCGGGACCTCCGGCCGCTGCCCGCCGTCCGGGAACTCGATCGGCTCCCCGTCGACCGCGTCGCCGCCGCTCCCGTCTCGGCCGCCGAGCAGAACGAGAACGCGAAGAAGCTCGTCGCGCTCGGCTATCTCTCCCCGCGGGACACCGCCGATCTTCCGAGCGCTCGCCGGACGGCGGGGCCGCCGGGAATGACCGAGGGCGCCTGGAACAACCTCGGCCTCTACGAACGCGAGACCGTCGGCAACCTGGCGGAAGCCGAGAAGGATTTCCGAAAGGCGCTCGACCTGCGCCCCGGCTATCACTCTCCCCTCTTCAACCTGGCGATCCTCTATCGCGCGGAGCACCGCGACGCGATCGCGCGCGATTATCTGTTTCGCGCGCTCGCCGCCGGACACGCCGACCCGGCGGGAACGATTCTCTCGTGGGCCTCCGAATACCGCCGCGCCGGAGACGCGGCGCCGGAAATCGACCTGCTCCGGCGCGCCCGCGAAGCGTATCCGGCCGACGAGCCCCTGGCCCGCGCCCTCGGCGACGCGCTCTTCCGGCATCGGGACTGCGCCGGCGCCCGTTCGGCCGTCGCCGCCTTCTCGGAATCGGCTCGCGAACCGGAGACGTTGAACGCGCTCGGGCTCTACGAGACGTGTCTCGGCAACCGGGACGGCGCCGCCGCTCTCTTCCATCGTTCGCTCGCCATGAAGCCGGCACAGCCGGGCGTCATCGAAGCGCTCAGGGTGCTGGGGAAGTAGCTTTCGGGACGCGGCGGGCCGCCGCGGACTCGCCCCGGACCGGCGGAGCGACGAGGCGCGGCGAGAAGACCGGAAGACGATCGATCAGTACACCCCGCCGCTGAGATAGAGCAACGCCATCCACACCCCTCTCACGAACCGGAACAGCACGGCGGGAATCAGGATCGCCGCGATTCCGAGAACGAGCAGCTCCCGGCGCAGTCCGATTTCCGGAAGGAACGGCACCGCGCCCAGGATCAGGAGGAGCGACAGGGTGAGATTGATGTCCATCGATCCGAGCCAGACGGCTTCCCGCGCGTAGCTCACGCCGCATTCCGAGCAGGCGTCGCGCATCCGCCAGAACGAGACGAAGAGCCGGCCCACCCCGCACACCGGGCAGCGCAGACGCAGACCGCGCCCCAGCGCGTGGCGGACCGAGGCGAACGAGAGCGGAGCGCTGGCGGTCCACGTGTGAACCAGGGGATGAACCGGCGCCGGGCGTCGCGGCGGGGGGACCATCCCTTCGAGCATACTCCGTCCTAGGCGGTGACCGGCTCCCGGCTCAGGCGGGCGAGCGACGCCCTCAGGATCTCCTTCAGATCGCTTCCGGGTCGGGCGTCTCCCACCTGCACGTCGCT
This window of the Thermoanaerobaculia bacterium genome carries:
- a CDS encoding alkaline phosphatase family protein, yielding MRIPRIVLSTVAAGAIACGAPKPPPPVSSRRAPVEDSDVAVRSRPARTASAPVIWIGLDGLDPDWMNRLSAEGKLPNWSKLVAEGASAKLASYMPMLSPIVWTTMATGVGPDLHRVLDFQEIDPATGEKRPVSGASRALPAIWNVASAAGRRVGVVGWWATDPAEIVSGFFVSDRAFPIAYAGGSRRGTAFPPALDDAVRAAVARDGAVAASDLAPAIHLPESEIAARLGSADGMKDPVFAFGRILASTRVYQRLARDLYDRERPDFMTVYFEGTDAVGHVFASDTPPRLACVSEDDVTRFGSAAAAYFAVIDRILGQWMRRAAEDGATLVVTSDHGFKWGTERPCERSSSEWSTAAYWHRPDGLFAAWGARVSPGVDRGHPSVFDVAPTVLALLNLPPDVRMRGRGVTVAFRDLRPLPAVRELDRLPVDRVAAAPVSAAEQNENAKKLVALGYLSPRDTADLPSARRTAGPPGMTEGAWNNLGLYERETVGNLAEAEKDFRKALDLRPGYHSPLFNLAILYRAEHRDAIARDYLFRALAAGHADPAGTILSWASEYRRAGDAAPEIDLLRRAREAYPADEPLARALGDALFRHRDCAGARSAVAAFSESAREPETLNALGLYETCLGNRDGAAALFHRSLAMKPAQPGVIEALRVLGK